One part of the Aurantibacillus circumpalustris genome encodes these proteins:
- the mscL gene encoding large-conductance mechanosensitive channel protein MscL: MGMLKEFKSFAIRGNVIDLAIGVVIGGAFGKIVASLVDDIITPAVLTPALEAANLADLNQLVIPGTAIKYGNFVSTLISFVIIAFVLFMVIKAINAAKKKEDAIPAAPPEPTNTEKLLTEIRDSLKK, encoded by the coding sequence ATGGGCATGTTAAAAGAGTTTAAATCATTTGCAATTAGGGGCAACGTTATTGATTTAGCGATTGGTGTGGTTATTGGTGGTGCTTTTGGAAAAATAGTCGCTTCGCTTGTTGATGATATTATTACGCCCGCAGTTTTAACACCGGCACTAGAGGCCGCAAATCTCGCTGACCTTAACCAATTGGTTATTCCGGGTACAGCTATTAAATACGGTAATTTTGTCTCAACACTTATCTCTTTTGTCATTATAGCTTTTGTTTTATTTATGGTAATAAAGGCAATTAATGCAGCAAAGAAAAAAGAAGATGCTATACCGGCTGCTCCCCCAGAGCCTACTAATACCGAGAAATTATTGACTGAAATAAGAGATTCTCTTAAAAAGTAG
- a CDS encoding inorganic phosphate transporter: MFGLDTTLTVLLILCILLACFFEFINGFHDTANAVATVIYTNSMKPTVAVIYSGLLNFSGVMLGGIAVAMGIVNLLPMDTLVDSNPYHGIAMVLALLLSSIIWNFGTWYFGIPSSSSHTLIGSILGIGIAFYFLPGEVGASAVNWDKAKDTGAALLLSPLLGFSAAIIIMFVFKRLVTNEVIYKEPIPGKKPPIWIRMLLWLTCGMVSFFHGQNDGQKGVGLIMLILIAVLPAQFSVDSSINLQSTTGNINKIEALMIKADTSVLAAKEKKLHADLLLHAGHFKTITEGKFSTEEISLKDRFSLRKDVIKITKGADKMISGGNLALSLNEISELKKEIKATKKLVEFAPTWVIILISVCLGLGTMVGWKRIVKTVGEKIGKQHMSYAQGASAEIVASIGIGLASWKGLPVSTTHMLSSGIAGSMVAKKGLKNLQKGTVKTIALTWVLTLPVTIILSASLFLLFRAIL; the protein is encoded by the coding sequence ATGTTTGGATTAGACACAACTTTAACGGTTCTTTTAATACTTTGTATTCTTTTAGCTTGTTTTTTTGAATTTATAAATGGCTTTCACGACACTGCCAATGCAGTAGCAACGGTTATTTACACCAATTCGATGAAGCCAACTGTAGCGGTTATATACAGTGGTTTATTAAATTTTTCGGGTGTGATGTTGGGCGGAATCGCCGTGGCAATGGGAATTGTAAACTTACTGCCGATGGATACATTGGTTGATTCTAATCCCTATCATGGTATTGCCATGGTTTTGGCTTTATTATTAAGTTCAATCATTTGGAATTTCGGTACCTGGTATTTTGGAATTCCCTCTTCCAGTTCGCACACATTAATCGGTTCAATTCTTGGAATAGGGATTGCCTTTTATTTTTTACCTGGAGAGGTGGGCGCAAGTGCTGTTAATTGGGATAAGGCAAAAGATACCGGAGCAGCTCTATTATTATCGCCGTTACTGGGATTTTCGGCTGCAATCATTATAATGTTTGTATTTAAACGCTTAGTCACTAATGAGGTTATTTACAAAGAACCCATTCCAGGTAAAAAGCCACCTATTTGGATTCGCATGTTATTATGGTTAACCTGTGGAATGGTAAGTTTTTTCCATGGTCAAAATGATGGCCAAAAAGGAGTAGGATTAATCATGTTAATTTTGATTGCCGTTTTACCTGCGCAGTTTTCAGTAGACTCTAGTATTAATCTCCAAAGCACTACAGGAAATATTAATAAGATTGAAGCCTTAATGATTAAAGCTGATACAAGTGTATTAGCCGCAAAGGAAAAAAAGCTTCATGCAGACTTACTTTTACACGCGGGCCACTTTAAAACTATAACAGAGGGAAAATTTAGTACAGAAGAAATATCATTAAAAGATCGTTTTTCCCTAAGAAAGGATGTTATAAAAATTACAAAGGGTGCTGATAAAATGATTAGCGGTGGAAATTTAGCGCTAAGTTTAAATGAGATAAGCGAATTAAAAAAAGAGATTAAAGCCACAAAAAAACTAGTAGAATTTGCGCCAACATGGGTAATAATTTTAATATCAGTGTGTTTAGGTTTGGGTACAATGGTAGGTTGGAAACGCATTGTAAAAACTGTTGGAGAGAAGATCGGTAAACAACACATGAGTTATGCGCAGGGTGCAAGTGCTGAGATAGTAGCGTCTATTGGAATTGGACTTGCAAGCTGGAAAGGACTTCCTGTTAGTACTACGCATATGTTATCATCAGGTATTGCCGGATCGATGGTGGCGAAGAAGGGATTAAAGAATCTACAAAAGGGAACTGTAAAAACAATTGCTCTTACATGGGTGCTTACTCTTCCTGTTACAATTATTTTATCAGCGTCTTTATTTTTATTATTTAGAGCGATTTTATAA
- a CDS encoding DUF5819 family protein: protein MLFATIVHFGLVAIHANPYPISKSKLDYYAEWYSYPFFTQNWNLFAPVPNTNYKLFVEYEDKEYGSHRIQKKDIFQEILFKHQTNRLKGYGPLLLAFSNSIHYFEKNTDKIKSLNGPILNAPYFDILKNSALNYIRSTQKTKIEKMKMILYVQSVDTNFTRVYYN, encoded by the coding sequence ATGTTGTTTGCAACAATCGTGCATTTTGGTTTAGTTGCTATTCATGCTAATCCTTACCCAATTAGCAAAAGTAAGCTTGATTATTATGCCGAATGGTATTCATATCCCTTTTTTACACAAAACTGGAATTTGTTTGCTCCAGTGCCAAACACTAACTACAAACTTTTTGTAGAGTATGAGGATAAAGAATATGGTAGCCATCGAATTCAAAAAAAGGACATCTTCCAAGAAATACTTTTTAAACATCAAACGAATCGTTTAAAAGGCTACGGGCCTCTACTGCTTGCCTTTTCAAACAGCATCCATTATTTTGAAAAAAACACAGACAAAATAAAAAGTTTAAACGGGCCAATACTTAACGCCCCTTATTTTGATATACTAAAGAATAGTGCTTTAAATTATATTAGATCGACTCAGAAAACCAAGATCGAAAAAATGAAAATGATATTATATGTTCAATCTGTAGATACAAATTTTACAAGAGTCTATTATAATTAA
- a CDS encoding M3 family oligoendopeptidase has protein sequence MQRYYVKPDYTVTTWELLKPYFEELKERKLNSSEELEKWLKDYSELGAVVGENMAWRYIRMTCDTTNTELRDRFNDFVQNIEPHMAPIANDLNVKLMASPYKDKLTKTGYDIYLRGIKNSIDLFREENIPLNTQLQELEQQFGEINGAQSIEHEGEKITLQKASVYLKDLDRTVRETVYKKVQKRRAEDEGALNDLFTKLINLRHQVSLNAGFKNYRDYKHQSLARFDYSVQDCLNFHEAVKLHAVPLINEHDKRRKEKLKLADYRPWDTSVDEEGLPPLKPFANAQELIDRTIECFNKLDPFFGECIDTMQKLKRLDLDSRLGKAPGGYQYPLYETDVPFIFMNSVGLHRDLVTMVHEGGHAIHSFLDFDLELVDFKSPPSEVAELASMSMELMSMEHWDVFFKNEDELKRAKRQQLESVMDTLPWIAAIDRFQHWIYKNPDHTTEQRYEEWERIIEDFGSDEINYKGLEDNLRRRWQVQLHLFEVPFYYIEYGFAQLGAIAVWRNYKTNPKKAVENYKKALALGYTKSIPKIYEAAGVKFDFSPDYIKELMDFVKAEYEKI, from the coding sequence ATGCAACGCTATTATGTTAAACCAGATTACACTGTAACTACTTGGGAGTTATTAAAACCTTATTTCGAGGAATTAAAAGAGCGCAAACTTAACTCTTCTGAAGAATTAGAAAAATGGTTGAAAGATTACAGTGAATTGGGGGCCGTTGTAGGAGAGAATATGGCTTGGCGCTATATTAGAATGACCTGCGATACAACGAATACGGAGTTGCGGGATCGTTTTAATGATTTTGTTCAAAACATTGAGCCGCACATGGCACCAATTGCCAATGATTTGAATGTAAAGTTAATGGCTTCGCCTTATAAAGATAAACTCACAAAAACAGGCTACGATATTTATTTAAGAGGCATAAAAAATAGCATCGATCTTTTTAGAGAAGAAAACATTCCGCTTAACACACAATTACAAGAATTGGAACAACAGTTCGGTGAAATTAACGGAGCACAGAGCATTGAGCATGAAGGAGAAAAAATAACATTACAAAAAGCATCGGTTTATCTAAAAGATTTGGATAGAACAGTTCGCGAAACGGTTTATAAAAAAGTTCAAAAACGCAGAGCAGAAGATGAGGGAGCATTGAATGACTTATTCACTAAGTTAATTAACCTTCGACACCAAGTCTCTTTGAATGCGGGATTTAAAAACTATAGAGATTATAAACACCAATCCTTAGCCCGTTTTGATTATAGCGTACAAGATTGTTTAAATTTTCACGAAGCTGTTAAACTACACGCTGTGCCACTTATAAACGAGCACGATAAAAGACGTAAAGAAAAACTAAAGCTGGCAGACTACCGTCCCTGGGATACCTCTGTGGATGAAGAAGGACTGCCACCTTTAAAGCCATTTGCGAATGCACAAGAATTAATTGATCGCACCATTGAGTGTTTCAATAAACTCGACCCTTTTTTTGGCGAGTGTATTGATACCATGCAAAAACTAAAACGATTAGATTTGGATAGTCGTTTAGGTAAGGCGCCAGGTGGATATCAATATCCATTATATGAAACGGATGTACCTTTTATTTTTATGAATTCAGTGGGATTGCATCGCGATTTAGTAACCATGGTTCATGAAGGTGGACACGCCATTCACTCTTTCTTAGATTTTGATTTAGAATTGGTAGATTTTAAATCACCTCCAAGTGAAGTAGCTGAACTTGCAAGCATGAGTATGGAGTTGATGAGCATGGAGCATTGGGATGTGTTTTTTAAAAATGAAGATGAATTGAAACGCGCAAAACGTCAGCAATTGGAAAGTGTGATGGATACATTGCCATGGATTGCAGCGATAGATCGCTTTCAACACTGGATTTACAAAAACCCTGATCATACTACCGAACAGCGCTACGAAGAGTGGGAAAGAATTATTGAGGACTTTGGCAGCGATGAAATTAACTACAAAGGTCTTGAAGATAATTTGAGACGTCGTTGGCAGGTACAATTGCATTTGTTTGAAGTACCGTTTTATTATATCGAATATGGTTTTGCTCAACTAGGCGCTATTGCTGTTTGGCGCAATTATAAAACTAATCCTAAAAAAGCAGTTGAAAATTATAAAAAAGCGCTGGCTTTGGGATACACAAAATCAATTCCAAAAATTTACGAAGCCGCAGGAGTCAAATTTGATTTCAGTCCTGATTACATTAAAGAGCTAATGGATTTTGTAAAAGCGGAATACGAGAAGATTTAG
- a CDS encoding cell division ATP-binding protein FtsE codes for MSELIKYTNVTIFQDERPVVSDLSLEVNKGEFVYLLGKTGSGKSSFLKTLYGDLPVKVGDANCCGFDLPHLKQREIPYLRRKLGIVFQDFQLLGDRSIYNNLKFVMKATGWRDEAKIKERIYEVFKKVNLEGKENKMPHELSGGEQQRVSIGRALVNDPELILADEPTGNLDPATSEEILVLLKDLSDTGRAVLFATHDMLVYNKFKSRTLTFDNGVVTELA; via the coding sequence ATGAGTGAGTTAATCAAGTATACCAATGTTACCATCTTTCAAGACGAGCGTCCTGTTGTTTCTGACCTAAGTCTAGAAGTTAATAAAGGTGAATTTGTGTATTTGCTCGGTAAAACAGGAAGCGGGAAAAGTAGTTTTTTAAAAACCTTATATGGTGACCTTCCTGTAAAAGTAGGCGATGCCAATTGTTGTGGTTTTGATCTACCACATTTAAAACAAAGAGAAATTCCCTATTTAAGAAGGAAGTTAGGAATTGTGTTTCAAGATTTTCAATTATTAGGTGATCGTAGTATATACAACAATCTTAAATTCGTAATGAAAGCAACAGGCTGGAGAGACGAGGCAAAAATTAAAGAACGCATCTACGAGGTATTTAAAAAGGTAAATCTAGAGGGCAAAGAAAATAAAATGCCACATGAACTTTCTGGTGGTGAGCAACAACGTGTAAGTATTGGACGTGCTTTGGTAAACGATCCAGAATTGATCTTAGCAGATGAGCCAACTGGTAATTTAGATCCTGCCACTTCAGAAGAAATTTTAGTTTTACTTAAAGATCTCAGTGATACAGGTCGTGCCGTTCTTTTCGCCACGCATGATATGTTAGTCTACAACAAATTTAAATCGCGAACACTTACTTTCGATAATGGTGTGGTGACTGAGTTAGCCTAG
- a CDS encoding tetratricopeptide repeat protein, producing MKYLIKTSFTLLFILTGLAIKAQRTAIYADQDVIYKQGLELFDKKQFASAQESFVEFSAKTKSTLLKEDATYYAAACGIELFNKDSEWLMREFIAKNPSSTRINSAWFYLGKSNFRKKKYDTTIEYLEKIDEYKLDKEQLAELYFKRGYSYLQEKNDEKAKADFYEIKDVENKYSAPAAYYYAHLAYKEKNYEIALQGFNKLVGNETFGSVVPYYITQIYFIQGKFEKVVKEAPKLLNDTAYIQKAGDINRMIGESYFNMKEYANALIYLKKTELGYGMNAQGNYVLGFCYYKMKDYTNAERNLQKATEGKDSVAQSAWYHMADCDIKLGEKLKAKNAFYSAYQLNFDKKITEDALFSFAKLSYELDFNPYNEAVKGFTKYINEYPKSPRKDEVYNFLINVYSTTKNYAAAVISMESIENMDPILKVTYQKLIYFRGVEFFNNGDLDNAEVQFKKSLLQNTDMALNSLSQYWLAEISYLRKNYTTAIEGWKKFQVTQGATSLMEYDLSNYAIGYAYFHRKDKDDYTNANISFRKFLLTKNSYDENKIADANIRTADAYFMNRDFIQASDYYKKAIALNKIDVDYSLYQKALCDGLNKNYIEKIAELKKIETRHPHSNYIVPTLNEIAETYYNNVKDEDNAILYYERILKNFPNSSAVNTSYAQLGNIYFNRKQDDKALEYFDKFVRTDAKSEAAKDVLQQIKKIFEAKGDVDAMTAYFASVGNPLSEDQIEKASYQTAYDAFYTDNNCDIAMPKWETYISKFPNGRHISEAQFRFAECAYSKSMFEKAIPSYQYIITRPRSVYSEVSLAKTSYLYYKDKKYAEALPLFQQLQEIAETPSNKSAGKFGAMRCAFYMKEYTVALNECTKVLNTEKLTPQETSEAKYIKAKSLYETKRLDDALIEFTAMTKAAKNVTGAEAYYYIGRIQFAKQDYKEVEKTINKLISYEYSNDDWNNKGMLLLADSYIALKDDANAQVVLESVIGAKIKQEYVDEANSRLAALKERQIKELSPVENKGATQQGNEMKVEFNQTKKDSALFNNEPEVIQVPAPTTTISEQPK from the coding sequence ATGAAGTATCTAATAAAGACGAGCTTTACGTTGCTTTTTATTTTAACTGGACTAGCAATTAAGGCGCAAAGAACCGCCATATATGCAGATCAGGATGTGATTTATAAACAGGGACTAGAATTGTTTGATAAAAAACAATTTGCAAGTGCGCAGGAAAGTTTTGTTGAATTTTCTGCCAAAACAAAATCAACACTTTTAAAAGAAGACGCCACCTATTATGCTGCAGCCTGCGGAATAGAATTGTTTAACAAAGACAGCGAATGGCTCATGCGTGAATTCATCGCTAAGAATCCATCAAGTACCCGCATTAACAGTGCCTGGTTTTATCTTGGCAAATCAAATTTTCGCAAAAAAAAATACGATACAACCATTGAGTATTTAGAAAAAATAGATGAATACAAATTAGACAAAGAACAATTGGCTGAGTTATATTTCAAGCGGGGTTATAGTTATTTACAAGAAAAAAATGATGAAAAAGCTAAAGCAGATTTTTACGAAATAAAGGATGTAGAAAATAAATATAGCGCTCCGGCTGCTTACTACTATGCCCATCTTGCTTACAAAGAAAAAAACTATGAAATCGCTTTGCAAGGATTTAACAAGTTAGTAGGTAACGAAACTTTTGGAAGTGTGGTGCCTTACTATATCACACAAATTTATTTCATTCAAGGTAAATTTGAAAAGGTGGTAAAAGAAGCGCCAAAATTGTTAAACGACACAGCATACATTCAGAAAGCAGGCGATATTAATCGCATGATTGGCGAAAGTTATTTCAACATGAAAGAGTATGCAAATGCTTTAATCTATCTTAAAAAAACTGAATTGGGTTATGGAATGAATGCGCAGGGCAATTATGTTTTAGGATTTTGTTATTATAAAATGAAAGACTATACTAACGCAGAACGCAACTTACAAAAAGCAACTGAAGGGAAAGATTCTGTAGCTCAAAGTGCTTGGTATCACATGGCCGATTGCGATATTAAGTTAGGCGAGAAATTGAAAGCTAAGAACGCTTTTTACAGCGCCTATCAGTTAAACTTCGATAAAAAAATAACCGAAGACGCGCTTTTTAGCTTTGCTAAATTGAGTTATGAATTAGATTTTAATCCATACAACGAAGCTGTAAAAGGGTTTACGAAATACATAAATGAATACCCTAAATCGCCGAGAAAAGATGAGGTGTATAATTTTTTAATCAATGTTTATTCAACAACTAAAAATTACGCAGCCGCGGTTATTAGTATGGAGAGTATCGAGAACATGGATCCAATACTGAAAGTTACGTATCAAAAATTAATATATTTCAGAGGCGTTGAGTTTTTTAACAATGGCGATTTGGATAATGCCGAAGTACAATTTAAAAAATCGTTGCTGCAAAATACGGATATGGCATTAAATTCTTTATCTCAATATTGGTTAGCAGAGATTTCTTATTTAAGAAAAAACTACACAACCGCTATAGAAGGATGGAAAAAATTTCAGGTTACACAAGGCGCAACAAGTCTTATGGAATATGACTTAAGTAACTATGCAATTGGTTATGCCTATTTTCACCGTAAGGATAAAGACGATTACACTAATGCAAATATTTCGTTTCGCAAATTTTTATTAACCAAGAATAGTTACGATGAAAATAAAATAGCGGATGCAAATATTCGTACCGCCGATGCTTATTTTATGAACCGTGATTTTATTCAGGCTTCCGATTATTACAAAAAGGCTATAGCCTTGAATAAAATCGATGTGGATTATTCTTTGTATCAAAAGGCTTTATGCGACGGTCTAAATAAAAACTACATTGAGAAAATTGCTGAACTTAAAAAAATTGAAACACGTCATCCGCACTCAAATTACATAGTACCAACATTAAACGAAATAGCGGAGACTTATTACAACAATGTGAAGGATGAAGACAATGCGATTCTTTATTATGAACGAATTTTGAAAAACTTTCCAAACTCAAGTGCGGTGAACACCTCGTATGCACAATTGGGAAACATTTATTTTAATCGCAAACAAGACGATAAAGCTTTGGAGTACTTTGACAAGTTTGTTAGGACTGACGCTAAGAGCGAAGCGGCAAAAGATGTATTGCAGCAAATTAAAAAGATCTTTGAAGCAAAAGGCGATGTAGATGCAATGACTGCTTATTTTGCTTCAGTTGGAAATCCTTTATCGGAAGATCAGATTGAAAAGGCAAGTTATCAAACCGCTTACGACGCATTTTACACGGATAATAATTGCGACATAGCAATGCCTAAATGGGAGACTTATATTTCTAAATTTCCAAATGGCAGACATATTTCGGAAGCACAATTTCGTTTTGCTGAATGCGCCTACAGCAAGAGCATGTTCGAAAAAGCGATTCCTTCGTACCAATATATTATAACACGCCCTCGTTCTGTGTACAGCGAAGTATCACTTGCTAAAACGTCGTATTTGTATTATAAAGACAAAAAGTACGCGGAAGCACTTCCTTTGTTTCAGCAGTTGCAGGAAATAGCTGAAACACCTTCTAATAAAAGCGCAGGAAAGTTCGGCGCTATGCGGTGCGCGTTTTATATGAAGGAGTATACAGTGGCATTAAACGAATGCACCAAAGTATTAAATACTGAAAAACTCACCCCACAAGAAACAAGCGAAGCTAAATATATTAAGGCGAAGTCGCTTTACGAAACAAAACGATTGGATGATGCGCTGATAGAATTCACAGCAATGACGAAAGCAGCGAAAAATGTGACAGGAGCCGAAGCATACTATTATATTGGAAGAATTCAGTTTGCTAAACAAGATTATAAAGAAGTTGAAAAAACAATTAATAAATTAATTAGTTACGAATACAGCAACGACGATTGGAATAATAAGGGAATGCTGCTTTTAGCAGATTCCTATATTGCATTGAAAGATGACGCTAATGCTCAGGTTGTTCTTGAAAGCGTTATTGGAGCAAAAATTAAACAGGAATATGTAGATGAGGCGAATAGCCGATTAGCAGCATTAAAAGAAAGACAAATTAAAGAATTGTCTCCTGTTGAAAATAAAGGAGCAACACAACAAGGCAATGAAATGAAAGTGGAATTTAATCAAACAAAAAAGGACAGCGCTTTATTTAATAACGAGCCAGAAGTAATACAAGTGCCAGCACCAACCACAACTATTAGCGAACAACCAAAATAA
- a CDS encoding aldehyde dehydrogenase family protein, producing MSRLPVLKTYKLFIAGQFPRTESGRYYELKNTKQQIIANVCLGSRKDFKNSVVAARTSFPSWSGRSAFNRGQILYRIAEMLEGRKSQFTEEMLLQGISKKAAESEISLSIDRLIHYAGWCDKYQQIFSSVNPVASSHFNFSVPEPAGVISVIAPETSGLLGLISVIAPIIIGGNTCIVLASEKLPLSAITFCEVLATSDLPHGVINVLTGASRELHSHFSSHMDVNAIVYCRNNKAEIKLIQENCSLNVKRFYHWNKDWTKVENQNPYLILNLQEIKTTWHPIENNSVSGAKY from the coding sequence ATGAGTCGTCTACCTGTTCTAAAAACATATAAATTATTTATTGCCGGTCAGTTTCCGAGAACTGAAAGTGGAAGGTACTACGAATTAAAAAACACAAAACAACAAATTATTGCAAATGTGTGCTTAGGTTCACGCAAGGACTTTAAGAATTCAGTTGTTGCGGCTCGTACGTCTTTTCCTAGTTGGAGCGGGCGATCTGCTTTTAACCGCGGACAGATTTTGTATCGTATTGCAGAAATGTTAGAGGGAAGAAAATCACAGTTTACAGAAGAGATGCTTTTGCAAGGTATTTCAAAAAAAGCTGCAGAATCTGAAATTAGTTTAAGTATTGATAGGTTAATTCATTACGCAGGATGGTGCGATAAATACCAGCAAATTTTTAGTTCAGTAAATCCAGTAGCTTCTTCGCATTTTAATTTTTCTGTTCCTGAGCCAGCAGGAGTAATTTCTGTTATTGCACCTGAAACTTCAGGACTGTTGGGTTTGATAAGTGTTATCGCTCCAATTATTATAGGTGGAAATACTTGTATTGTGCTGGCTTCTGAAAAATTACCATTATCCGCAATAACTTTTTGTGAAGTGTTGGCTACTTCAGATTTACCCCATGGGGTGATAAATGTGTTAACGGGTGCAAGTAGAGAACTGCACAGCCATTTTTCATCTCACATGGATGTGAATGCAATAGTGTATTGCAGAAACAACAAGGCGGAAATAAAACTCATTCAGGAAAATTGCTCTTTAAATGTAAAGCGATTTTATCATTGGAATAAAGATTGGACTAAAGTAGAAAATCAAAACCCATATTTAATCCTTAACCTTCAAGAAATAAAAACCACTTGGCATCCAATCGAAAATAACAGTGTAAGTGGAGCTAAGTATTAA